From the Deltaproteobacteria bacterium genome, the window CGGGAAAATCTGGAAAGAGCGCGCCGAAATCCGTTCCTTCGTCCTTATGAATGATGGCAACATAGCTAGCCATGACTTCCCCCTATTTCAAGCTGATACCCGCTTGACGCTCAATGCTCTTGAGCGTGCCCACGGGAAGGTCCGATTTTGGATGTGGAACCGTCACCCGCCCCGATTTTTCGGGGTGCTTGAGCTGGACGTGGGAACCTTCGGTGTTGACCACGAACCAGCCTTCTTTTTTGAGTCTGCGAATAACGTCCCGGCTTTTCATGTGTGT encodes:
- a CDS encoding addiction module toxin, HicA family, translated to MKSRDVIRRLKKEGWFVVNTEGSHVQLKHPEKSGRVTVPHPKSDLPVGTLKSIERQAGISLK